From Citricoccus sp. SGAir0253, a single genomic window includes:
- a CDS encoding HAD family hydrolase, with protein MLNQGRAGTEDRHEKGDPGTGSLRTSYRPPSDMTASGRRADGNGRRRMVCLDVDGTLVDHDGHMHPEVREAASAVVAAGHHVLIATGRSLGATLPVVELIGLESGYSVCSNGGVTLRLSADLEEGFEVIDRRTFDPAPALRALRHRLPNAKYAVEDDQGRFLSTERFQDMSFGVVAEGVTFEEMMEATATRLVVFSTDASAEEFGEAVESIGLQGVTYSVGWSAWLDIAAAGVSKASGLEAVRDRLGVHIDDTVAVGDGRNDIEMLAWAGRGVAMGQAPPEVVRVADEVTGTVEENGAAAVLRSLLD; from the coding sequence ATGTTGAACCAGGGCAGGGCCGGCACCGAGGACCGGCACGAGAAGGGGGATCCGGGGACCGGATCGCTGCGCACCAGCTACCGGCCGCCGTCGGACATGACGGCCTCCGGCCGCCGGGCGGACGGGAACGGGCGGCGCAGGATGGTGTGCCTGGACGTGGACGGCACGCTCGTGGACCACGACGGGCACATGCACCCGGAGGTGCGGGAGGCGGCCAGCGCCGTCGTCGCCGCCGGGCACCACGTGCTCATCGCCACCGGCCGGTCGCTGGGGGCCACGCTGCCCGTCGTCGAGCTGATCGGCCTGGAGTCCGGCTACAGCGTCTGCAGCAACGGCGGGGTGACCCTCCGGCTGTCCGCGGACCTCGAGGAGGGGTTCGAGGTCATCGACCGCCGGACCTTCGACCCGGCGCCGGCGCTGCGCGCGCTGCGGCACCGGCTGCCGAACGCCAAGTACGCCGTGGAGGACGACCAGGGCCGGTTCCTGTCCACCGAGCGCTTCCAGGACATGAGCTTCGGCGTGGTGGCGGAGGGCGTGACCTTCGAGGAGATGATGGAGGCCACGGCCACGCGGCTCGTGGTGTTCTCCACGGACGCCTCCGCCGAGGAGTTCGGCGAGGCCGTGGAGTCCATCGGCCTGCAGGGCGTCACCTACTCGGTGGGCTGGTCCGCGTGGCTGGACATCGCCGCGGCCGGGGTGTCCAAGGCCTCCGGGCTCGAGGCGGTGCGGGACCGGCTCGGCGTGCACATCGACGACACGGTGGCCGTGGGCGACGGCCGCAACGACATCGAGATGCTGGCCTGGGCCGGGCGCGGCGTGGCGATGGGCCAGGCCCCGCCCGAGGTGGTCAGGGTGGCCGACGAGGTCACCGGCACGGTGGAGGAGAACGGCGCGGCGGCCGTGCTGCGCTCACTGCTCGACTGA
- a CDS encoding inorganic diphosphatase: protein MNHDVTIEIPAASRVKYEFDHETGRLRLDRVLFTSMQYPTHYGYFENTLGEDGDPLDALVYLPGFDLVPGVIVESRPVGVFNMTDDGGGDAKLICVPSDKRFDHIQELEDIDEWLRKEIEHFFTRYKDLEPGKWVKAEAWEGREAAEAELAASIERFEAAGEHTPTDEPQGRDVETVEPEPAAEEGPEADVPQGRG from the coding sequence ATGAACCATGACGTGACCATCGAGATCCCGGCCGCCTCCCGGGTCAAGTACGAGTTCGACCACGAGACGGGCCGGCTGCGCCTGGACCGGGTGCTGTTCACCTCGATGCAGTACCCGACCCACTACGGCTACTTCGAGAACACCCTCGGCGAGGACGGCGACCCGCTGGACGCACTCGTCTACCTGCCCGGGTTCGACCTGGTGCCCGGCGTGATCGTGGAGTCCCGCCCGGTCGGCGTGTTCAACATGACCGACGACGGCGGCGGCGACGCCAAGCTCATCTGCGTCCCCTCGGACAAGCGCTTCGACCACATCCAGGAGCTCGAGGACATCGACGAGTGGCTGCGCAAGGAGATCGAGCACTTCTTCACCCGCTACAAGGACCTGGAGCCGGGCAAGTGGGTCAAGGCCGAGGCGTGGGAGGGCCGCGAAGCCGCCGAGGCCGAGCTGGCCGCCTCGATCGAGCGCTTCGAGGCCGCCGGTGAGCACACCCCCACCGACGAGCCGCAGGGCCGTGACGTCGAGACCGTGGAGCCGGAGCCGGCCGCCGAGGAGGGCCCCGAGGCCGACGTGCCGCAGGGCCGCGGCTGA
- the dacB gene encoding D-alanyl-D-alanine carboxypeptidase/D-alanyl-D-alanine-endopeptidase — MTPRDPRRRPAARASRRALGAVLALLLAGATAGCDVQGLLPGAEPSRDATPAPFPDSSLTSVGAWLPGPEAGRAADGAEASSAAPGPSARESASPSAAPSSSRPASGEPSPSSAAPTGAAAPRDPEEAAAFAELAGLPDLTPLLVPSPEPAVLGPALDEALDLADGEMSAAVVDALTGEVLYDRDADEPAAPASAVKILTAIAALEVLGPEHRYTTSAVALPGHVGAKEVTHVVLDAGGDVLLGTGGNGEEASGRAGLGTLARRAADRLAEEGTTGTVTVRVDDTGYAGPRASPDWSPDIVTSGNASVVQPIATYGGRAWPSTATDRLNDPALYAAEVFRDRLAVHAARKGLDVVVDDGVERLALKGRGTELAGVESARVAEQVQYMLKASDNQVAEATGRNVALAEGGRGSFEGAAAAIERAVARLGVDTEGLRLVDASGLSGENRVTALQLTGALQAAATDPDLDTAATGLPVAGRDGTLEQRMVGTPAEGVVHAKTGTLSEVASLTGTVETGDGRQLLFSFIARDQPGVLTDARLAVDRGAVLLAECGCRRDE, encoded by the coding sequence GTGACCCCTCGAGACCCCCGACGCCGGCCCGCCGCGCGCGCCTCCCGGCGCGCCCTCGGCGCCGTGCTGGCCCTGCTCCTGGCCGGTGCCACCGCCGGCTGTGACGTGCAGGGACTGCTTCCCGGCGCCGAGCCCAGCCGGGACGCGACGCCGGCCCCCTTCCCGGACTCCTCGCTCACCTCGGTCGGCGCGTGGCTGCCCGGGCCGGAGGCCGGGCGCGCCGCGGACGGCGCGGAGGCCTCGTCCGCCGCGCCGGGCCCGTCGGCCAGGGAGTCCGCGTCCCCCTCGGCCGCCCCCTCGTCCTCGCGCCCGGCCTCGGGGGAACCGTCCCCGTCCTCCGCGGCACCGACGGGCGCGGCGGCGCCCCGGGACCCGGAGGAGGCGGCCGCCTTCGCGGAGCTGGCCGGCCTGCCGGACCTGACCCCCCTGCTGGTCCCGTCGCCGGAGCCCGCGGTCCTCGGGCCCGCCCTGGACGAGGCCCTGGACCTGGCCGACGGGGAGATGTCCGCGGCCGTCGTAGACGCCCTGACCGGCGAGGTCCTCTACGACCGGGATGCTGACGAGCCCGCGGCGCCGGCCTCCGCGGTCAAGATCCTCACGGCCATCGCCGCCCTCGAGGTGCTCGGCCCGGAGCACCGCTACACGACCTCGGCCGTGGCCCTGCCCGGGCACGTGGGGGCCAAGGAGGTCACCCACGTGGTCCTGGATGCCGGTGGCGACGTGCTGCTGGGCACGGGCGGCAACGGCGAGGAGGCCAGCGGCCGCGCCGGGCTCGGGACGCTGGCCCGGCGCGCGGCGGACCGGCTGGCCGAGGAGGGCACCACGGGGACCGTGACGGTGCGCGTGGACGACACGGGGTACGCCGGCCCGCGCGCCTCCCCGGACTGGAGCCCGGACATCGTCACCTCGGGCAACGCCTCCGTGGTCCAGCCGATCGCCACCTACGGCGGCCGGGCGTGGCCGAGCACGGCCACCGACCGGCTGAACGACCCGGCGCTCTACGCGGCCGAGGTCTTCCGCGACCGGCTCGCGGTCCACGCGGCCCGGAAGGGCCTGGACGTGGTGGTGGACGACGGCGTGGAGCGGCTGGCGCTCAAGGGGCGCGGGACGGAGCTGGCCGGCGTGGAGTCGGCGCGGGTCGCCGAGCAGGTGCAGTACATGCTCAAGGCCTCGGACAACCAGGTCGCCGAGGCCACCGGCCGCAACGTGGCCCTCGCCGAGGGCGGCCGGGGCAGCTTCGAGGGCGCCGCCGCGGCGATCGAGCGGGCGGTGGCCCGCCTCGGCGTGGACACGGAGGGCCTGCGCCTCGTGGACGCGTCCGGGCTGTCCGGGGAGAACCGGGTCACCGCGCTGCAGCTGACCGGGGCGCTGCAGGCCGCGGCCACGGACCCGGACCTGGACACGGCGGCCACGGGACTGCCCGTGGCCGGCCGGGACGGCACCCTGGAGCAGCGGATGGTCGGCACCCCCGCCGAGGGCGTGGTGCACGCCAAGACCGGCACGCTCAGCGAGGTGGCGTCCCTGACGGGCACGGTGGAGACCGGGGACGGTCGGCAGCTGCTGTTCAGCTTCATCGCCCGGGACCAGCCGGGCGTGCTCACGGACGCACGGCTCGCCGTGGACCGCGGCGCGGTGCTGCTGGCCGAGTGCGGATGCCGTCGGGACGAGTGA
- a CDS encoding DNA-binding protein has translation MSLPVTEHRLSQQRAIYGSPLAERFGAVMAAYGLSQRSLARVLGLSAPMLSQLINAQRIKIGNPAVYERLVLLEELQDQPDPEHVLAEVQASEPVLTTHASRARVPDTGRRPGGEVVVPLSRLAGRAPLLAAAEAARQAGSEGLALALEQAAALSRVD, from the coding sequence ATGTCCCTGCCCGTGACCGAACACCGACTGTCCCAGCAGCGGGCCATCTACGGCAGCCCCCTCGCCGAGCGCTTCGGGGCCGTGATGGCGGCCTACGGGCTCAGCCAGCGGTCCCTCGCCCGCGTGCTCGGGCTGTCCGCGCCCATGCTCTCCCAGTTGATCAACGCCCAGCGCATCAAGATCGGCAACCCGGCCGTCTACGAGCGCCTCGTGCTGCTCGAGGAGCTGCAGGACCAGCCCGATCCCGAGCACGTCCTCGCCGAGGTGCAGGCCTCCGAGCCGGTGCTGACCACGCACGCCTCGCGGGCCCGTGTGCCGGACACGGGCCGGCGCCCGGGCGGGGAGGTCGTCGTGCCCCTGTCCCGGCTGGCCGGGCGCGCCCCCCTGCTCGCCGCCGCCGAGGCCGCCCGGCAGGCCGGCTCCGAGGGCCTGGCCCTCGCGCTCGAGCAGGCCGCCGCGCTCAGCCGCGTGGACTGA
- a CDS encoding zinc-dependent metalloprotease, translated as MDSTVSDPAAPTPQGVTPPIDWDVAAATAARLCAAGPRFTRRQAEREAEGLRRAAEASVDHVHRLTRLEAARDLRDSDVLVVDRPTWIRANTQAFSTLLAPAFEHIRAARPAEYARTTSGLAPSATGVETGAVLAFLSSKVLGQYEPFCALPGPDGTPAGPHGGRLLLVAPNIAEVRVELNVDPEDFRLWVCLHEQTHRVQFAAAPWLRGYLQDNIITMVSGMFDKVDTLPERLSTRVRALLRGPEADERSVAGGEGSPELGTDTHPASMGLLELIQDPEDKARLAQLTAVMSLLEGHANVIMDGIDASVVPTVKTIRQRFDHRDATRSSLDRWVRRFLGMDAKMQQYRDGQRFVKRVVRDLGMDGFNAVWEAPGHLPTERELHHPEEWIERMRGRS; from the coding sequence ATGGACTCCACCGTCTCGGACCCCGCCGCCCCCACCCCGCAGGGCGTCACCCCGCCCATCGACTGGGACGTGGCCGCCGCCACGGCCGCCCGGCTGTGCGCGGCCGGCCCCCGCTTCACCCGGCGCCAGGCCGAGCGCGAGGCCGAGGGGCTGCGGCGCGCCGCCGAGGCCTCCGTGGACCACGTCCACCGGCTCACCCGGCTCGAGGCCGCCCGGGACCTGCGCGACTCCGACGTGCTGGTGGTGGACCGCCCCACGTGGATCCGCGCCAACACCCAGGCCTTCTCCACGCTGCTTGCCCCCGCGTTCGAGCACATCCGCGCGGCCCGGCCGGCCGAGTACGCCCGGACCACGAGCGGGCTCGCCCCGTCCGCCACGGGCGTGGAGACCGGTGCCGTGCTGGCGTTCCTGTCCTCGAAGGTCCTGGGCCAGTACGAGCCCTTCTGCGCCCTGCCCGGCCCGGACGGCACGCCGGCGGGCCCCCACGGCGGGCGGCTGCTGCTGGTGGCCCCCAACATCGCCGAGGTCCGCGTGGAGCTCAACGTGGACCCGGAGGACTTCCGGCTGTGGGTGTGCCTGCACGAGCAGACCCACCGCGTGCAGTTCGCCGCCGCCCCGTGGCTGCGCGGGTACCTGCAGGACAACATCATCACGATGGTCTCGGGCATGTTCGACAAGGTGGACACCCTGCCCGAGCGGCTCTCCACCCGCGTCCGGGCGCTGCTGCGCGGCCCCGAGGCGGACGAGCGTTCCGTGGCCGGGGGCGAGGGCTCGCCCGAGCTCGGCACCGACACCCACCCGGCCTCGATGGGCCTGCTCGAGCTGATCCAGGACCCCGAGGACAAGGCCAGGCTGGCCCAGCTCACCGCCGTGATGTCCCTGCTGGAGGGGCACGCCAACGTCATCATGGACGGCATCGACGCGTCCGTGGTGCCCACCGTCAAGACCATCCGCCAGCGCTTCGACCACCGGGACGCCACCCGGTCCTCCCTGGACCGGTGGGTCCGCCGCTTCCTCGGCATGGACGCCAAGATGCAGCAGTACCGGGACGGCCAGCGCTTCGTGAAGCGGGTCGTGCGCGACCTCGGCATGGACGGGTTCAACGCGGTGTGGGAGGCCCCCGGGCACCTGCCCACCGAGCGCGAGCTGCACCACCCCGAGGAGTGGATCGAGCGGATGCGGGGGCGCAGCTGA
- the tilS gene encoding tRNA lysidine(34) synthetase TilS, translated as MDRADAGAQLSAHPGPTAPAGPPDWPPRSRWPEPLHRAVAAVRAAVAGRALPLVALSGGADSAALAVAVAEALRTGPGLPGGAGAVVVDHGLQAGSARVARDAAALARRLGLDPVTVETVEVTVSGSGPEADARAARHAALAAAAARAGSQAVLLAHTRDDQAEQVLLGLARGSGTRSLAGMPPGRGLLVRPLLGLGRRDTEAICRWAGIRWWEDPANADPAFLRSRVRTLVLPLLEDPRRGLGPGVAAALARSAEMAAEDADALDQWAAAEYTRLAAGGPGGGGPRAGGGDGGPLAGDARDAVAGAAAGAAVALPLEDLAALPDAVRRRVIGRAVVSAGGERPSRERVLAVDALVGTRSTGGGSAGPVELAGGVTVRRRRRAGYARLVFYAGRPSPPTSGPDRPPASSR; from the coding sequence GTGGATCGAGCGGATGCGGGGGCGCAGCTGAGCGCACACCCCGGCCCGACGGCGCCCGCCGGGCCCCCGGACTGGCCGCCTCGGTCCCGCTGGCCCGAGCCGCTGCACCGCGCGGTCGCGGCGGTGCGCGCCGCCGTCGCGGGCCGCGCGCTGCCCCTGGTCGCCCTCTCCGGCGGTGCGGACTCCGCGGCCCTCGCCGTCGCCGTCGCCGAGGCCCTGCGGACCGGGCCGGGACTGCCCGGCGGGGCCGGCGCCGTCGTGGTGGACCACGGCCTGCAGGCCGGCTCGGCCCGGGTGGCGCGCGACGCCGCGGCCCTGGCCCGGCGGCTCGGACTGGACCCCGTGACCGTGGAGACCGTGGAGGTGACCGTCTCCGGGTCCGGTCCGGAGGCCGACGCCCGCGCCGCCCGCCACGCCGCGCTCGCCGCGGCCGCGGCCCGGGCCGGTTCGCAGGCGGTGCTGCTGGCCCACACGCGCGACGACCAGGCCGAGCAGGTCCTGCTCGGGCTGGCCCGCGGCTCCGGGACCCGCTCGCTGGCCGGGATGCCGCCCGGGCGCGGGCTCCTGGTGCGCCCCCTGCTCGGGCTGGGCCGCCGGGACACGGAGGCCATCTGCCGCTGGGCCGGGATCCGCTGGTGGGAGGACCCCGCCAACGCCGACCCGGCCTTCCTGCGCTCGCGGGTCCGCACGCTCGTCCTGCCCCTGCTCGAGGATCCCCGGCGCGGACTGGGCCCCGGGGTGGCCGCCGCGCTCGCGCGCAGCGCCGAGATGGCCGCCGAGGACGCGGACGCCCTGGACCAGTGGGCGGCGGCCGAGTACACCCGGCTGGCGGCCGGAGGTCCGGGGGGCGGTGGCCCGAGGGCTGGCGGCGGGGACGGCGGGCCGCTGGCGGGCGACGCGCGGGACGCCGTCGCGGGGGCGGCCGCCGGGGCCGCGGTGGCCCTGCCGCTCGAGGACCTCGCGGCCCTGCCGGACGCGGTCCGGCGCCGCGTCATCGGCCGCGCGGTGGTCTCGGCGGGCGGGGAACGGCCCAGCCGGGAGCGCGTGCTGGCGGTCGACGCCCTGGTGGGGACGCGCTCGACGGGGGGCGGATCGGCGGGCCCGGTCGAGCTGGCCGGCGGGGTCACCGTGCGCCGTCGGCGCCGGGCCGGGTATGCGAGACTGGTCTTCTACGCCGGCCGGCCGTCACCCCCCACCTCGGGGCCGGACCGCCCGCCGGCGTCATCCCGGTAG
- the hpt gene encoding hypoxanthine phosphoribosyltransferase, with amino-acid sequence MEAQDVHGDLDHVLMTTEQIQETIKDLAAQIDRDYEDKDVLLVAVLKGAVMVMADLSRALRSHVTLDFMAVSSYGSGTQSSGVVRILKDLDADLMGRHVLIVEDIIDSGLTLSWLKTNLESRGPASVEICAFLRKPEAMKVDIDVKYVGKDIPNEFVVGYGLDFDERYRNLDFIGTLAPHVYS; translated from the coding sequence ATGGAAGCACAGGACGTGCACGGCGACCTGGATCACGTGCTCATGACCACGGAGCAGATCCAGGAGACCATCAAGGATCTCGCAGCGCAGATCGACCGCGACTACGAGGACAAGGACGTCCTGCTGGTGGCCGTGCTCAAGGGCGCGGTCATGGTCATGGCCGACCTCTCGCGTGCCCTGCGCTCGCACGTGACCCTCGACTTCATGGCCGTCTCCTCCTACGGCTCCGGCACCCAGTCCTCCGGCGTGGTGCGCATCCTCAAGGACCTCGACGCCGACCTCATGGGCCGCCACGTGCTGATCGTCGAGGACATCATCGACTCGGGCCTGACCCTGTCCTGGCTCAAGACCAACCTGGAGTCCCGCGGCCCGGCCTCCGTGGAGATCTGCGCCTTCCTGCGCAAGCCCGAGGCCATGAAGGTGGACATCGACGTCAAGTACGTCGGCAAGGACATCCCCAACGAGTTCGTGGTCGGCTACGGCCTCGACTTCGACGAGCGGTACCGCAACCTGGACTTCATCGGCACGCTCGCCCCGCACGTCTACTCCTGA
- the ftsH gene encoding ATP-dependent zinc metalloprotease FtsH: MNAKKVFKGPIIWIVLAALFLVLLVPALTQGSSARVDTNVGLALLQEDKAEQARIQDGEQRVDLTLRDPYVQDGRELGEEVYFYYSTARAEKVVEAIDDSSLDGFTDQPVQNNWLLSLLGFMVPFILIALVFWFLMSRVQGGGGKVMQFGKSKAKLITKDMPQVTFADVAGADEAVEELHEIKEFLSEPTKFQAVGAKIPKGVLLYGPPGTGKTLLAKAVAGEAGVPFYSISGSDFVEMFVGVGASRVRDLFEQAKNNSPAIIFVDEIDAVGRHRGAGVGGGNDEREQTLNQLLVEMDGFDATTNVILIAATNRPDVLDPALLRPGRFDRQIPVEAPDLEGRHRILQVHAQGKPMAPGVDLHALAKRTPGFTGADLANVLNEAALLTARSNAQLIDDRALDEAVDRVMAGPQKRSRLMKEHERKVTAYHEGGHALVAAGLRNSAPVTKITILPRGRALGYTMVVPEDDKYSVTRNELLDQLAYAMGGRVAEEIIFHDPSTGASNDISKATDTARKMVTEYGMSERVGAVKLGAGSGEPFMGRDMGAGRDYSEQVAGLVDEEVRQLLDQAHDEAYWILTRNRDVLDRLAYELLEKETLNQAQIAEIFADVRKRDPREVWLSSEDRPVSDQPPVLSPAERRARAASNGHEAGPVDPESTSDTLVPTVDPTPGSQLPGEDPGGSGGGPGAGPTDLPSQPQG, encoded by the coding sequence TTGAACGCCAAGAAGGTCTTCAAGGGCCCGATCATCTGGATCGTCCTGGCCGCGTTGTTCCTCGTCCTGCTCGTCCCCGCCCTCACGCAGGGCTCGAGCGCCCGCGTGGACACCAACGTCGGCCTGGCGCTGCTCCAGGAGGACAAGGCCGAGCAGGCCCGCATCCAGGACGGCGAGCAGCGCGTGGACCTGACGCTGCGGGACCCCTACGTCCAGGACGGCCGGGAGCTCGGCGAGGAGGTCTACTTCTACTACTCCACGGCCCGCGCGGAGAAGGTGGTCGAGGCCATCGACGACTCCTCGCTGGACGGCTTCACGGACCAGCCGGTGCAGAACAACTGGCTGCTGTCCCTGCTCGGGTTCATGGTCCCGTTCATCCTGATCGCCCTCGTGTTCTGGTTCCTGATGTCCCGGGTCCAGGGCGGCGGCGGAAAGGTCATGCAGTTCGGCAAGTCCAAGGCCAAGCTGATCACCAAGGACATGCCGCAGGTGACGTTCGCGGACGTCGCCGGGGCGGACGAGGCGGTCGAGGAGCTCCACGAGATCAAGGAGTTCCTCTCCGAGCCCACCAAGTTCCAGGCCGTGGGCGCCAAGATCCCCAAGGGCGTGCTGCTCTACGGCCCGCCCGGGACCGGCAAGACGCTGCTGGCCAAGGCCGTCGCCGGCGAGGCGGGCGTGCCGTTCTACTCGATCTCCGGCTCGGACTTCGTGGAGATGTTCGTCGGCGTCGGCGCCTCCCGCGTGCGCGACCTCTTCGAGCAGGCCAAGAACAACTCGCCGGCCATCATCTTCGTGGACGAGATCGACGCCGTCGGGCGCCACCGCGGCGCCGGCGTGGGCGGCGGCAACGACGAGCGCGAGCAGACCCTGAACCAGCTGCTCGTGGAGATGGACGGCTTCGACGCCACCACCAACGTCATCCTCATCGCCGCCACCAACCGGCCGGACGTGCTGGACCCGGCCCTGCTGCGCCCGGGCCGCTTCGACCGCCAGATCCCGGTGGAGGCCCCCGACCTCGAGGGCCGGCACCGGATCCTGCAGGTGCACGCGCAGGGCAAGCCCATGGCGCCGGGCGTGGACCTGCACGCCCTGGCCAAGCGCACCCCGGGCTTCACGGGCGCGGACCTGGCCAACGTGCTCAACGAGGCCGCGCTGCTCACCGCGCGCTCCAACGCCCAGCTGATCGACGACCGGGCGCTGGACGAGGCGGTGGACCGCGTCATGGCCGGCCCGCAGAAGCGCTCGCGCCTCATGAAGGAGCACGAGCGCAAGGTCACCGCCTACCACGAGGGAGGCCACGCCCTGGTGGCCGCGGGCCTGCGCAACTCGGCGCCCGTCACGAAGATCACCATCCTGCCGCGCGGCCGCGCCCTCGGCTACACGATGGTGGTGCCGGAGGACGACAAGTACTCCGTGACCCGCAACGAGCTGCTGGACCAGCTCGCCTACGCGATGGGCGGCCGCGTGGCCGAGGAGATCATCTTCCACGACCCCTCCACCGGCGCCTCGAACGACATCTCCAAGGCCACGGACACCGCGCGCAAGATGGTGACCGAGTACGGGATGAGCGAGCGCGTGGGCGCCGTGAAGCTCGGCGCCGGCAGCGGCGAGCCGTTCATGGGCCGGGACATGGGCGCGGGCCGCGACTACTCCGAGCAGGTGGCCGGGCTCGTGGACGAGGAGGTCCGCCAGCTGCTGGACCAGGCCCACGACGAGGCGTACTGGATCCTCACGAGGAACCGGGACGTCCTGGACCGCCTGGCCTACGAGCTGCTCGAGAAGGAGACGCTCAACCAGGCCCAGATCGCGGAGATCTTCGCGGACGTGCGCAAGCGCGACCCGCGCGAGGTGTGGCTCTCGAGCGAGGACCGGCCCGTCTCCGACCAGCCGCCCGTGCTGTCCCCGGCGGAGCGCCGGGCGCGCGCCGCGAGCAACGGGCACGAGGCCGGGCCGGTGGACCCCGAGTCCACCTCGGACACCCTGGTGCCCACCGTGGACCCGACGCCGGGCAGCCAGCTCCCCGGGGAGGACCCCGGCGGTTCCGGCGGGGGCCCGGGGGCGGGACCGACGGACCTGCCCTCCCAGCCGCAGGGATAG
- the folE gene encoding GTP cyclohydrolase I FolE: protein MAGLLADPEAELPPAGVDLQRIEAAVREILEAVGEDPDREGLEDTPARVAKAYAEFFAGLHQDPADVLGTTFDISHEELVLVKDIPFYSTCEHHLVPFHGTVHIGYIPSKDGRVTGLSKLARLVEVFARRPQVQERLTTQVVEALMTHLHPRGAIVVVEAEHLCMSMRGVRKPGAKTVTSAVRGQLRDATTRAEAMGLILHG, encoded by the coding sequence GTGGCCGGGCTGCTGGCCGACCCGGAGGCCGAGCTGCCCCCGGCGGGCGTGGACCTGCAGCGCATCGAGGCCGCCGTGCGGGAGATCCTCGAGGCCGTGGGGGAGGACCCGGACCGGGAGGGGCTGGAGGACACCCCCGCCCGGGTGGCCAAGGCCTACGCCGAGTTCTTCGCCGGCCTGCACCAGGACCCGGCGGACGTCCTCGGCACCACGTTCGACATCTCCCACGAGGAGCTCGTGCTGGTCAAGGACATCCCGTTCTACTCCACGTGCGAGCACCACCTCGTGCCGTTCCACGGCACCGTCCACATCGGCTACATCCCCTCGAAGGACGGCCGGGTGACGGGGCTGAGCAAGCTCGCCCGGCTCGTGGAGGTCTTCGCCCGGCGCCCGCAGGTGCAGGAGCGGCTGACCACGCAGGTGGTGGAGGCGCTGATGACCCACCTGCACCCGCGCGGGGCGATCGTGGTGGTCGAGGCCGAGCACCTGTGCATGTCCATGCGCGGGGTGCGCAAGCCGGGGGCCAAGACCGTGACCTCCGCGGTGCGCGGCCAGTTGCGCGACGCCACCACCCGGGCCGAGGCGATGGGGCTCATCCTGCACGGCTGA
- the folP gene encoding dihydropteroate synthase, with translation MDSMAAQAGTGPATGPLTVIRKVRRRTLADLPTDRTLVMGILNVTHNSFSDGGDYLDTETAIEQGLRLHYSGADIIDVGGESTRPGAEAIDTLTEQNRVLPVIEALLKAGAVVSVDTMHTATAEAALKLGDVIVNDVSGLNHEPDMPELIARTGAPYVLMHNRGDAQTMDSLAEYEDVVEEVVGELSGLVDRFLAAGVRREQLILDPGLGFAKAGDQNWELLRGLDRLVGLGLPVLVAASRKRFLGSLLATRSGAEPAPKDRDHVTAAVSALSAAHGAWGVRVHHVESSLHAVKVARAWTGGPGPVGRQPGA, from the coding sequence TTGGACTCGATGGCAGCACAGGCAGGCACCGGCCCGGCGACGGGACCGCTGACGGTGATCCGCAAGGTCCGCCGCCGGACCCTGGCCGACCTCCCCACGGACCGCACGCTCGTGATGGGGATCCTCAACGTCACGCACAACTCCTTCTCCGACGGCGGGGACTACCTGGACACGGAGACGGCCATCGAGCAGGGGCTGCGCCTGCACTACTCGGGGGCGGACATCATCGACGTCGGCGGGGAGTCCACCCGTCCGGGGGCCGAGGCCATCGACACCCTCACGGAGCAGAACCGGGTGCTGCCGGTCATCGAGGCGCTGCTGAAGGCCGGCGCCGTGGTGTCCGTGGACACCATGCACACCGCCACCGCGGAGGCCGCGCTGAAGCTCGGCGACGTCATCGTCAACGACGTCTCGGGGCTCAACCACGAGCCGGACATGCCCGAGCTGATCGCCCGCACCGGCGCCCCCTACGTGCTGATGCACAACCGCGGGGACGCGCAGACCATGGACTCCCTCGCCGAGTACGAGGACGTCGTGGAGGAGGTGGTGGGCGAGCTCTCCGGCCTCGTGGACCGGTTCCTCGCCGCCGGCGTGCGCCGCGAACAGCTCATCCTCGACCCGGGACTGGGCTTCGCCAAGGCGGGGGACCAGAACTGGGAGCTGCTGCGCGGCCTGGACCGCCTCGTGGGGCTGGGCCTCCCGGTGCTCGTGGCGGCCTCCCGCAAGCGCTTCCTCGGCAGCCTGCTCGCCACCCGGTCCGGCGCCGAGCCGGCCCCCAAGGACCGCGACCACGTCACCGCCGCCGTCTCCGCCCTCTCGGCGGCCCACGGGGCGTGGGGCGTGCGCGTGCACCACGTGGAGTCCTCCCTGCACGCCGTGAAGGTGGCCCGGGCCTGGACCGGGGGCCCGGGACCGGTCGGCCGCCAGCCGGGGGCGTGA
- the folB gene encoding dihydroneopterin aldolase codes for MSGVADRIALTGLRARGFHGVFPEERRDGQDFVTDVVVHLDVAPAAATDDLSLTVNYAEVAGAVLEVVTGEPVDLIETVAERIARSVLDSQPVAAAVDVTVHKPGAPIEADFADVAVTVSRSRP; via the coding sequence GTGAGCGGCGTGGCGGACCGGATCGCGCTCACCGGCCTGCGCGCCCGCGGCTTCCACGGGGTCTTCCCCGAGGAGCGGCGGGACGGCCAGGACTTCGTGACGGACGTCGTCGTGCACCTGGACGTGGCGCCGGCCGCCGCCACCGACGACCTCTCGCTGACGGTCAACTACGCCGAGGTCGCCGGCGCCGTGCTGGAGGTCGTCACGGGCGAGCCGGTCGACCTCATCGAGACCGTGGCCGAGCGCATCGCCCGGTCCGTCCTGGACTCCCAGCCGGTCGCCGCGGCCGTGGACGTCACCGTGCACAAGCCCGGTGCGCCCATCGAGGCCGACTTCGCCGACGTCGCCGTGACCGTCTCCCGGAGCCGGCCGTGA